A genomic region of Zalophus californianus isolate mZalCal1 chromosome 1, mZalCal1.pri.v2, whole genome shotgun sequence contains the following coding sequences:
- the MBD3L1 gene encoding methyl-CpG-binding domain protein 3-like 1, producing MMVKTPQRKQYDCGNQSKPKSCLGVSIPLRMSSYIFKRPVTRITSHPGSEVRCHHWEEALDEPQQVCWQKRLQGLQACSSTGEPLSTLDLAKALQKLEPRCTGEYLPDVLAGSLNSSPMPIPAGSSGVDLGIPQLLCKQFLVTEEDIRKQERKVKTARERLATALAVDRLAREAETMRGQEGHPEKHHEKKKLVQMKWRRALH from the coding sequence ATGATGGTCAAGACTCCACAGAGGAAGCAATATGATTGTGGAAACCAATCCAAACCAAAGTCTTGCTTAGGTGTCTCGATCCCTTTGAGGATGTCCAGTTACATATTCAAGAGGCCAGTTACCAGAATTACATCCCATCCTGGTAGTGAGGTCAGATGCCATCACTGGGAGGAAGCCCTGGATGAGCCCCAACAGGTGTGCTGGCAGAAGAGGCTACAAGGCCTCCAGGCCTGCAGCAGTACAGGGGAACCGTTAAGCACTTTGGATCTTGCCAAAGCCTTGCAAAAACTTGAACCTAGGTGCACAGGTGAATATCTGCCAGATGTTCTTGCAGGTAGTCTGAACTCCAGCCCCATGCCCATCCCTGCTGGGTCTTCAGGAGTTGATCTGGGTATCCCACAGCTCTTGTGCAAACAATTTCTGGTGACTGAGGAAGATATcaggaaacaggaaaggaaagtgaagacagcaagagaaaggTTGGCCACAGCACTGGCTGTAGACAGACTTGCTAGAGAGGCAGAGACAATGAGGGGCCAAGAAGGACATCCTGAAAAACACCATGAGAAAAAGAAGCTAGTGCAGATGAAATGGCGCAGGGCACTTCATTAA